CAGACCATGTGCGCCATCGGGTTGTAGACCAGGAACGACCACAGCGTCATGAACAGCACCACGGCGCTGAACTTCATGCGCTCGGCGAAAGCGCCGGTGATCAGGGCCGGGGTGATGATGGCGAACATGAGCTGGTAGACCATGAAGGTCTGCTGCGGGATGGTGGCGGCATAGGCGGCTTCCGGTTGCGCCCCGACGCCGCGAAGGAAGGCGTGCTGCAGGCCGCCGATCACGCTGCTGCCACTGCCGAAAGCCAGGCTGTACCCAACCAGCGCCCAGAGGACGGTGACCAGCGCCATCAGGGCGAAGCTCTGCATCATGGTGGCCAGCACGTTCTTCTTGCGCACCAGCCCGCCGTAGAACAGCGCCAAGCCGGGCCCGGTCATGAGCAGCACCAGGGCGGAACTCACCAGCATCCAGGCGTTGTCGGCGGAACTCTTGGCGTCAGCTGCCTGCTGCTCCAGTTTGGCCAGGCGCGCATCGGCCGCGCTTCCGCCTGGCGCCTGCGCGATGGCTGCCTGCGCACACGCGAGAAACAGGATGGCGGCTAAACCGAAAATGAGGGATTTTTGCATGGAAAACTTCAATCTACCTGCGAGCGACGCGGTACGGAAATCAAAACTACTTATCGCCGTGATTAGAAATTGTTATGGCCGATCGCGCCCAGGAGTCGGTAGTCAGGAGTCAGGAGTCAGCGACTGGCTGCCGACTCAAGACTCCTGACTCCTGTATCCGACAGGAATCACACGCCGTGACCGTAGCCCACCTCGGTGGCGGTCACGTGCTCGAGCCATTCCGCCGAGCGCGGATGGTGGCCGCGCACCACCTGATGGAAGTCCTCTTGCAATTGGCGGCAGACCGGGCCGGTACATCCGGCGCCGATGGGCCGAAAATCGATCTCGCGCAGGGCGATGACCTCGGCCGCGGTGCCGCACACGAAGACTTCGTCAGCGTTATAGAGCTGGTCGCGGGAGATGGGCTGCTCGACCAGGTCGATGTCGAGGTCGGCGGCCAGTTGCAGCAGCGTGTCGCGGGTGATGCCCTCCAGGATGGCGGCCGAAGGAGGCGTGTAGAGCACGCCATTGCGCACCAGGAAGAGGTTCTCCCCGGTGCATTCGGCCACGTACCCCTGGGGGTCGAGCATGATGGCTTCATCGAAGCCCAGGCGCACCGACTCGGTCTTGGCGAGCACGGAGTTGACGTAGTTGCCCGCGATCTTGGCCTTGGTCATGGTGGCGTTGGGATGATGGCGGGTGAAGGAAGCGGTATTCGCCCGCACACCCTTCTGCAGCGCCTCCTCGCCCAGGTAGCTCGACCACTTCCAGACCGCGATGCCGGCGTGCGGCACTCCCGAATCCAGGCTCAGGTTCCATCCGCCTTCCGCCAGGTAGATCAGCGGGCGGATGTAGCACTCGACGTATCCGTTGGCGGCCACCACTTGCTTGGTGGCCTCGGTCAGCTCTTCCAGGGAGAAGGGAAGGTCGATGAATCCCAGCACCCGCGCTGATTGCAGCAGGCGCTCCAGGTGGTCACCCAGGCGGAAGATGGCGGGGCCGTCGCTGGTCTTGTAGCAGCGGATCCCTTCAAAGACCCCGATCCCGTAATGCAGACCGGGCGTCAGAAAATGCAGCGTGGCTTCCTGGTACGGCAACAGCTTGCCGTTCATCCAAACGTATTGCGACGACTGGCTCATGGCTCTCCTCACCCCTGTAGATCTGGCCTGACGTTCACCGCGTCGAGGAAGGGCATCATCTTGCGCAACTCCGCTCCGACGCGCTCCAACAACTGTTCCTGCTCGCGGGCGCGCTGGGCCTTGAACCACGGCCGGCCCTGCTGGTTCTCCGCGATCCACTTTTTGGCGTAGGTGCCGTCCTGGATCTCGCGCAGCATCTGGCGCATCTCCCTGCGCGTCTCCTCGGTGATGATGCGCGGACCGCCGGTGTAATCGCCGTGCTCGGCGGTGTCGCTCACCGAGTAACGCATGTAGTTGAGGCCGCCGCGGTACATCAGGTCCACGATCAGCTTCAGCTCGTGCATGCACTCGAAGTAGGCGATCTCCGGCTGGTACCCCGCCTCGACCAGGGTCTCGAAGCCAGCCTTCACCAGGGCGCTGACGCCGCCGCACAGCACCGTCTGCTCGCCGAACAGGTCGGTCTCGGTTTCTTCGGTGAAGGTGGTCTCGATGACCCCCGCGCGGGTGACGCCCAGCGCCTTGGCGTAGGAGAGCGCCAGGGCCTTCGCCTGGCCGGTGGCATCCTGGTGGACCGCGAGCAGCGCCGGCGTGCCCTCGCCCTCGAGATAGAGCTCACGGACGCGGTGCCCCGGCGCTTTGGGCGCGATCATGGTGACGTCCACGTCTTTGGGCGGCTGGATGGTGCCGTAGCGGATGTTGAAGCCGTGGGCGAACATCAGCATCTTGCCGGGCTTGAGCTGGGGCGCGACGCACTTGGCGTAGAGCTCGGGCTGGGTGGTGTCGGGCGTGAGCAGCATGATGACGTCCGCCCAGGCCGCCGCCGGACCAACGCCCACCACCTCCAGGCCCGCGGCTTCGGCGGTCTTGCGCGAGCGGCTGGCGTCGTGCAAGCCCACGCGCACCGCCACCCCGCTGTCTTTCAGGTTGAGGGCGTGGGCGTGGCCCTGCGAGCCGTAGCCGATGACCGCCACCTTCTTCTTGCGGATCAGTTCCAGGTCTGCGTCCTGGTCGTAATACATCTTCGCCATTGCTTTGCTCCTCGCTGGTTACACCGAACACTGCACGTCTTCGGAGAAGTCGCTGTGCGCGGTTGTGGTCTGTGACTGGCCGGCAGCCGAAAAATACGATTTCGAGCCGCGCGACATGCCGACGCGGCCGGTGCGCACCATCTCCAGCACGCCGTAGGGGCGCAGGACCTCGAGCAGGCCGTCGATCTTGTCCTCGGTGCCGGTGATCTCGATGACCATGGACTCGGGCGCGACGTCCACCACCCGCGCGCGGAAGACGGTGACCAACTGCATCAGGTGGGTGCGCGAGTGCTCGTCGGCCGCCACCTTGATCATGGCCAGGTCGCGGAAGATGGCGGGCAGCGCGGTCACGTTCTGCACGTGCAGCACGTTGACCAGCTTGTAGAGGTAGGCCTCGATGCGCTGGGCCGCATGCTCGTCGGCCTCGACCGTGATGGTCATGCGCGAGACGCCCGCCTGTTCCGTGTGCCCCACGGTCAGCGACTCGATGTTGAAGGCCCGCCGCCGGAAGAGCGAAGCCACCCGGTTCAGCACGCCCGGCTTGTTCTCGACGTACACCACGAATGTGTTCAGCATCGTTGCCTCATTTCTCCGTTGTCGCCGGCACCCGCGGATCGGGACGCCGGATCATCTGGTGCAGGTCGGCGCCCGCCGGCACCATCGGGTACACCGTGTCTTCCTTCTCCACATGGAACTCGATCAGGCAGCAGCCCCGGTGTTCGCGCGCCGCCTGCACCGCCGGTCCGACCTCCGAGCGCTGGCGCACCGCCATGGCGCGCAGGCCGAAGGCTTCCGTCAGTTTCACGAAGTCGGGATTGCGGAGCGGGGTGGCGTGATAGCGGCGGTCGTAGAAGAATTCCTGCCACTGCCGCACCATGCCCAGGTAGCCGTTGTTGATGACGGCGATCTTGATGTCGATGTCTTCCTGGGCGACGGTGGCCAGTTCCGCCATGGTCATCTGGAAGCCGCCGTCCCCGACCACCACCCAGACCTCGGCGTCGGGCCGGGCGAACTTGGCGCCGATGGCGGCGGGCAGGGCGAACCCCATGGTGCCCAGGCCGCCCGAGGTGATGAGCGAGCGCGGCTCGGTGTGGTGGTAGTACTGCGCCTCCCACATCTGGTGCTGGCCGACGTCGGAGACCACCAGGGCGTGGCCGCCGGTCTCGCGCCACAGGTCATTGATGACGTGGGCGGCGTAGAGGTGGCCACTGTCGGGCAGGTTCTGGATGTCGCGCACGGCGCAGTCGCCCTTGGAGCGGCGGATGTGCGCCAGCCACTCGGCATGGTCGCCGGGGTCCACCTCGGCCACCAATTGCTCCAGCACCCGGCCGACATCGCCGACCAAGGCGGCGTCCACCTTGACGTTCTTGTTGATCTCGGCGCGGTCGATCTCGACGTGGATCTTGGCAGCGTGCTTGGCGTAGGTCTTCAGGTTGCCAGTCACGCGGTCGTCGAAACGCATGCCGAGGGCGATCAGCAGGTCCGCTTCCTGGATGGCGTGGTTGACCCAGGCTTCGCCGTGCATGCCCATCATCCCCAGGTTCAGGGGGTGGTGGGCGGAGAGGCAGCCGATGCCCAGCAAGGTCATGGCGATCGGGATGTCGGCCTTTTCCGCAAACAGACGCAGCGCCTCGGTGGCGCCGGAGAGCAGGAGGCCGTGTCCCGCCAGGATGAGCGGGCGCTTGGCATTGGCGATCAGGGTGAGGGCCTTCTCAAAGTCCGCCGGATCGCAGGCCAGCGGTGGACGGAAGCCCGGCAGTTGCGGTTCCGCCTTGTGCCAGTCGAAGTCGCACGAGCCCTGCTGCGCGTCCTTGGTGATGTCCACCAGCACCGGCCCCGGCCGTCCGGAGCGGGCGATGTGGAAGGCTTCGCGCAAGGTCCGTGCGACCTCGCTGGGATGAGTCACCAGCGCGTTGTGCTTGGTGATGGGGAGGGTGATGCCGGTGATATCGATCTCCTGGAAGGCGTCGGAGCCGATCAGCTTGCTGCCCACCTGGCCGGTGATGCAAACGATGGGGGAGGAGTCGAGCATGGCGGTGGCGATGCCGGTGACCATGTTGGTGGCGCCCGGCCCCGACGTGGCGATGGCCACACCCACCTCGCCGCTGGCGCGGGCGTAGCCGTCGGCCATGTGGGTCGCGCCCTGCTCGTGGCGGACCAGCACGTGGTGCACCGGATACTTCCAGATGGCGTCGTAGGTCGGGAGAATGGCGCCGCCGGGATAACCGAAGACGTGCTTCACGCCCTCGCGCACCAGGCATTCCCAGATGATCTCTGCACCGGTCTTTTTCATGGTCATTCCTTCCTAATCCGTCACTGCTCCCGTGGCCGCCGAGGAAACCAGGCGCGCGTACTTGGCCATCACGCCGCTGGTGTAGCGGGGCCTGGGCGCACTCCAGCCGGCCAGGCGGGCGCTGATCTCCCGATCCGGAAGCTCCACCCGCAGCTTGCGTTGGGTGATGTCGAACACCACGGTGTCGCCGTCGCGCAACGCGGCGATGGGGCCGCCACAGGCCGCTTCCGGAGCCACATGCCCGGCCATCAGCCCATGGGTCGCCCCGGAGAAGCGGCCGTCGGTCAGCAGGGCGACCGAGTCGCCCAGGCCCGCGCCGCGGATGGCCGCGGTCACCGCCAGCATCTCGCGCATGCCGGGGCCGCCGCGCGGACCTTCGTAGCGGATGACCACCACGTCCCCGGCTCTGACCTTGCCGCCCTGCACCGCCGCGAATGCCTGCTCTTCGCTGTCGAAGACGCGCGCGTGGCCGCGGAAGGCGAGCAGATCATGTCCAGCGACTTTCACCACGCAGCCGTCGGGGGCGAGGTTTCCTTTCAGGATCACGATGCCGCCGCTGGTCTTGAGCGGGTCCTGCAGTGGCCGCACGACTTGCTGGCCGGGGAGCTCGAGGGCGTCGGCCGCCTCCTCACCGATCGTCCGTCCGGAGACGGTGACAGCTTTCTTGTGAAGCAGTCCGGCATCGGCGAGCCGCCGGGCCACCAGCCGCGTGCCTCCCGCCTGGTACAGATCGGTGGCGACGAAGCGGCCACCGGGCTTGAGGTCGGCAAGCAGGGGCACGCGGGCGCTGATGCGATCGAAATCGTCGATGGTGAGAGCGACGTCGGCCTCGCGCGCGATCGCCAACAGGTGCAGCACGGCGTTGGTAGAGCCGCCGGTCGCCGCCACGCTGGCGATGGCATTCTCCAGCGCCTGGCGGGTGACGATGTCTCTGGGCCGGACATCCTTGGCGTAGAGCTGCATCAGCAACTCGCCGGCCTGGGCGGCAGCTTCCGCTTTCTCCATGTCCTTGGCGGGCACGCTCGAAACCGCCATGGGCGCAATCCCGAGGAACTCGCAGGCGGTGGCCATGGTGTTGGCGGTGAACTGCCCTCCGCAGGCGCCGGCGCCGGGACAGGCGCTGTTCTCCAGCGCCGCGAAGCGGGCATCGCTCATCTGGCCGCGGGCGTGGGCGCCGACCGCCTCGAAGACGTCCTGGATAGT
This DNA window, taken from Terriglobales bacterium, encodes the following:
- the ilvD gene encoding dihydroxy-acid dehydratase, with amino-acid sequence MATREPAPRPNFFGEPRESPSLSGLPEARRRKPAPAAKEAASQRRSGAITDGPSRAPARAMLKAAGFTDADLQRPIVGIANTWIEIGPCNYHLRELAAHVKRGIRAAGGTPMEFNTVSISDGITMGTEGMRASLVSREVIADSIELVARGNLFDALIVLVGCDKTIPAAVMALLRVNVPGLVLYGGSIAPGSFEGHSVTIQDVFEAVGAHARGQMSDARFAALENSACPGAGACGGQFTANTMATACEFLGIAPMAVSSVPAKDMEKAEAAAQAGELLMQLYAKDVRPRDIVTRQALENAIASVAATGGSTNAVLHLLAIAREADVALTIDDFDRISARVPLLADLKPGGRFVATDLYQAGGTRLVARRLADAGLLHKKAVTVSGRTIGEEAADALELPGQQVVRPLQDPLKTSGGIVILKGNLAPDGCVVKVAGHDLLAFRGHARVFDSEEQAFAAVQGGKVRAGDVVVIRYEGPRGGPGMREMLAVTAAIRGAGLGDSVALLTDGRFSGATHGLMAGHVAPEAACGGPIAALRDGDTVVFDITQRKLRVELPDREISARLAGWSAPRPRYTSGVMAKYARLVSSAATGAVTD
- the ilvC gene encoding ketol-acid reductoisomerase, yielding MAKMYYDQDADLELIRKKKVAVIGYGSQGHAHALNLKDSGVAVRVGLHDASRSRKTAEAAGLEVVGVGPAAAWADVIMLLTPDTTQPELYAKCVAPQLKPGKMLMFAHGFNIRYGTIQPPKDVDVTMIAPKAPGHRVRELYLEGEGTPALLAVHQDATGQAKALALSYAKALGVTRAGVIETTFTEETETDLFGEQTVLCGGVSALVKAGFETLVEAGYQPEIAYFECMHELKLIVDLMYRGGLNYMRYSVSDTAEHGDYTGGPRIITEETRREMRQMLREIQDGTYAKKWIAENQQGRPWFKAQRAREQEQLLERVGAELRKMMPFLDAVNVRPDLQG
- the ilvN gene encoding acetolactate synthase small subunit, translating into MLNTFVVYVENKPGVLNRVASLFRRRAFNIESLTVGHTEQAGVSRMTITVEADEHAAQRIEAYLYKLVNVLHVQNVTALPAIFRDLAMIKVAADEHSRTHLMQLVTVFRARVVDVAPESMVIEITGTEDKIDGLLEVLRPYGVLEMVRTGRVGMSRGSKSYFSAAGQSQTTTAHSDFSEDVQCSV
- the ilvB gene encoding biosynthetic-type acetolactate synthase large subunit, with translation MKKTGAEIIWECLVREGVKHVFGYPGGAILPTYDAIWKYPVHHVLVRHEQGATHMADGYARASGEVGVAIATSGPGATNMVTGIATAMLDSSPIVCITGQVGSKLIGSDAFQEIDITGITLPITKHNALVTHPSEVARTLREAFHIARSGRPGPVLVDITKDAQQGSCDFDWHKAEPQLPGFRPPLACDPADFEKALTLIANAKRPLILAGHGLLLSGATEALRLFAEKADIPIAMTLLGIGCLSAHHPLNLGMMGMHGEAWVNHAIQEADLLIALGMRFDDRVTGNLKTYAKHAAKIHVEIDRAEINKNVKVDAALVGDVGRVLEQLVAEVDPGDHAEWLAHIRRSKGDCAVRDIQNLPDSGHLYAAHVINDLWRETGGHALVVSDVGQHQMWEAQYYHHTEPRSLITSGGLGTMGFALPAAIGAKFARPDAEVWVVVGDGGFQMTMAELATVAQEDIDIKIAVINNGYLGMVRQWQEFFYDRRYHATPLRNPDFVKLTEAFGLRAMAVRQRSEVGPAVQAAREHRGCCLIEFHVEKEDTVYPMVPAGADLHQMIRRPDPRVPATTEK
- a CDS encoding branched-chain amino acid transaminase; translation: MSQSSQYVWMNGKLLPYQEATLHFLTPGLHYGIGVFEGIRCYKTSDGPAIFRLGDHLERLLQSARVLGFIDLPFSLEELTEATKQVVAANGYVECYIRPLIYLAEGGWNLSLDSGVPHAGIAVWKWSSYLGEEALQKGVRANTASFTRHHPNATMTKAKIAGNYVNSVLAKTESVRLGFDEAIMLDPQGYVAECTGENLFLVRNGVLYTPPSAAILEGITRDTLLQLAADLDIDLVEQPISRDQLYNADEVFVCGTAAEVIALREIDFRPIGAGCTGPVCRQLQEDFHQVVRGHHPRSAEWLEHVTATEVGYGHGV